The Deltaproteobacteria bacterium nucleotide sequence TCCGAGGCATGGGTGGGCAGCCACGCACGGTCGAGGGTATAGACCAACGCCGTGGCCGGCAACGCCGATATCACGGTCGTAGCGGAAAGGGCCAGCAGAACCTGTGGGAACGGCCGGGAACCGGCCAGGTAGAGTGCAAGGACGCTCTTGGAGTAGCAGACTGGGAAACAAACGACGGCGGCGATACCCCAGAATGCCAAGCGTTGCGGCCAGGCGACCGTCGCGTGGGTCCCGGCCGCGCCGATGACGGTGTAGAGGACAACGAACACGGCCACGATCGCTATCGCCAGGGCCAGGATTCCCGGCGCCAACATTTCGCGATACGCCGATTGCCAAGTTCGTAAATTGCGATCGACAACGTCAATCGCCGCAAATTCCTCGTTTGGGAAAGCTCTCGTTGTGTTCACGTAGCGCCTCCAACCGGAAACATGCCAGCGCACACGGGAGGTATTGGCGTTCGGCGCACAAACGTGCAGGTTTGTAACAAAACCAGTTTCACCACGCAAGTTGACGAAACAATCTGGAAGGAACAGGTGGGCGCGTTGTGGATCTTGCCCCTGACGCGGGTTCCCGCGTATAGTCCCTGCCGAGATCCGTACATTGAGCCGATCCGGAAGTCAGCCCGAGAGGAGCATGCTCGATATGGTCGAGAAGGACTTGGAAACCCTGACGATTACCGAATTGGCGCCGAGGATACGTAGCGGCGAGGTCTCGCCGGTGGCGCTCACAGAGCTTTATATCGAGCGCATCGAGCGGCTCAATCCGCTGCTGAGCGCCTATCTCACTCCGACGCCCGAGAGCGCGTTGGAGGAGGCCGCGGCGGCCGAGAAGGAGATCCGCGCCGGCGACTGCCGCGGTCCGCTTCACGGGATACCGGTGGCCATCAAGGACAATCTCGCCACCCGCGGGGTGCGTACCACGGCCGGCGCCAAGGCGCTGTCCGGGTGGATCCCGGACTTCGACGCGACGGTGGTGACCCGATTGCGGGAGGCCGGGGCGGTGAGCCTGGGCAAGACCCAAATGCACGAGTGGGCCAAGGGAAGCCATGGGGTGAACCCGTTCTACGGCACCCCGCGCAACCCCTGGAACACGGAGCGAATCCCCGGCGGTTCCAGCAGCGGCTCGGCCGTGGCCGTGGCCGCGAGCATGTGTCTGGCGTCGGTCGGCACCGATGCCGCCGGATCGGTGCGCAACCCGGCGGCGTTGTGCGGCATCGTCGGGCTCAAGCCCACCTACGGGCGCGTCAGCGTTTTCGGCGGCGTGCCCGGCACGGGTGGGTACTCCACCAACCACTTCGGTCCTCTGACCCGCACGGTGGCCGACTGCGCGGCGCTGATGCAGGTCATCGCCGGACACGATCCCCAGGACCCGCTGAGCTCCACCGCGCCGGTGCCCGACTATGCCGCCAGCCTCGGGAGGTCCGTCGAGGGAATGCGCGCCGGCATCATCGAGGGATACTTCGAGAAGTTCGCCTCCGACGAGGTCAAGCAGGCCTTTGCCGGAGCGCTGGACACCCTGCGCGGGCTGGGGATGACGGTGGAGGAGGTCACGGTTCCCCACATGGACCTGATCCCGGCGGTACAGCTCTGCGCCAGCCGGGTGGAGAGCACGGGAGACGCCGAATACTACCTGCGGCATCATGCCCGGGACTACAGCCCGAGCATGCTTTCCACCCAGATCCAGGCGCTGACGGTGTCCGGGCTGGCCTACAACCAGTCGCAACGCATCCGCCGGCTCATCTGCGACGGGTTCGACGAGGCCCTGCAAGAGGTCGACGTGATCGTGGCGCCGACCGGCCCGGTGCCGGCCATTTCCATGGACGATTCCCAGTCCGGCTACGTGACCGTCGACGGCGCGAAGATGCCGCTCCAGGGTGCCTACGGCAATTTCTTGACTCTGTGCACCATCCCGTTTAACGTCAACGGGCTGCCGTCGCTGAGCATCAACTGCGGCTTCTCGAAGGACGGCCTTCCCATCGGCGTGCAGATCGCGAGCGGTTCGTTTCGCGAGGACACGGTCATGCAGGTGGCGCACGCCTACGAGCAGGCCTCGCCCGCCACCGGCAAGGCGCCGCCGTTGCCCTAGGTGGCGCCCTTCGACTTCGCTCCGCTGGCGCTACGCTACGCTCAGGACGAACGGTGAGGGGGTTTCACTTTCCGTTCGTCCTGAGCGTAGCGTAGCGCCAGCGGAGCGAAGTCGAAGGACCGTGCTTGGCGTCCCGCAAATTGTTCGGAGGGCCGACGGTCGGAAAGGAGACGATCATGAACGGTTTCATCGACGCGGACACCCACGTCATCGAGTCGGAAGCGATCTGGGAGCTCATGGACAAGGACGTCTACGACCGCCGCCCGATCCTGCTCAAGGCCCCCGGCGACACCGAGTACCAGACTTCCAACGCCTTCTGGCTTATCGACGGGCAGATCTTCCCCAAGTCCGTGGGCAAGGGCAGCGCCCGGCTCAGTACGCCGGCCGAGCAGGAACGCCAGTGGACGCGCCGGGACATCGACCTGGGCGTGCGCCAGTTGACCGATCCCGCCGCGCGGGTGCGGGAGCTGGACAATCGCGGCGCCGACGCCGAAGTTATCTACTCCACCCTATGGGGAGTGTATCTCACAGATGACGTGGACCTGGACGTGGCGCTGTGCCGCGCCTACAACACCTGGATGGGGCAGGTCTGGGCCCAGGGCGACAACCGCCTGCGCTGGACCGCGGTGTTTCCGCTGACGTCCATCGAGGAGTCCATCAAGCAGTTGCACTACGCCAAGGAACACGGCGCCGTGGGCGTCAACATGCGCGGCATCGAAGGGGACCGTTCCCTGGCCGAGCCCTATTTCTACCCGCTCTACGAGGAAGCGAGCCGCCTGGACTTCCCCATCTGCATCCACATCGGCGCGGGCTCGCCGGCCATCTCCAGCGTGTTCGACGTGCGCGTGAGCCACACGCTGCCGCACCTGCGCATGCTCCCGCTCATCGCCTTCCGCGACCTCGTGGCCAACCGCATTCCCGAGAAGTTCCCCGGCCTGCGCTTCGGCTTCGTGGAGGCCGGAGCCTCCTGGGCGCCCTACCTGCTGCACCAGCTCCGGCGCACCACCCGGGGACAAGGCATCCCCATCGGCCCCGAGCTGTTCGAGGAGTGCCGGATGTGGGTGGTGTGCGAGGTGGACGAGGACCTGCCGATGCTGCTCAACTACATCCACGAAGACCACATCATGATCGGCTCCGACTACGGCCACCTGGACCAGTCCTTCGAGGACAACGTCGCCGCCAAGCTGCGCGCCCGCGACGACGTCCCCGCGCGGGTGGTGGAGAAGATCCTGAACGACAACGCCCGTGCGTTCTACGGGATGTAGTCCCGCCGGCTGAACCGCCACCCCACGTGCCTCGTTCGGGTACGAGGCACGTGATTGAAGTGCATGGCCGATGGCACTGTTCTACGTGTCCAGCATGGTGGGGTGGAACATGTCCTCGGGTGCGAAGCGCTCCCGGGTGAGGCCCTGCCGCCGGGCATATTCCAGCATCTTGTCGACCTCGGTCCTCGTCTCCCGGAAACCCCAGCGATAGGGGTCGTCGCCGGCGGCGGCGCGTTCCTCTTCCCACAGGGCGCGGTACCAGAGACCGGTCTGGTGCACGCGCTGCCACTCCAGCCACTCGTAGCAGCGCCGCTTGGACTCCTGCCAGGCGTCGAACAGGCTGCGCGCCACCCAGGGATGCCGGTCCAGGATCGAGGTGCGAACGAGCAGGGTGTGCTGGATGGGGAAGAAGCCGGTCCTGCGGTAGTAGTCGCGCTCGCGCTGGGCGTAGTCGGGGAACAGGAAGTCCACGCGCGGCCGGTCTTCCGGGGCCAGGGTGGCGGTGGTGATGAACGCGTCAAGGGCGCCCGCCAGCAGCATATCCCGCAGCTTGCCGTATCCGTCCGCCACCTCCAGCTTGAGCCAGTCGGGCTGCGTCCACTCGTGGGGGTTCTCGGGGGGTCTCCCGGCGACCCATCGGATGGAGCGCAGGTCGACGCCGTGCTCTTCCTCCAGGATGCCGCGGGCCCAAAGAGCGGTGGTGGTGAACCAGCTCTGGATGCCCACGCGCTTGCCGTTGAGGTCCGCGGGCTCGACGATGCCGGCGCGGGTGTTCACGTAGATGTAGGAGTGCCGGAACATGCGCTTCACGAAGATCGGGATGGCGGTGAAGCCCAGGGTCCTGAACGGCAGGTCGACGATGTAGCGCCCGGTGAAGAACTCCGCCACGTCGTAGTGGCCCCCGTGGCCGTCGAAGTGCCGGTTCACGTCATCGGCGTCCACGTGGACCCGCAGGTCGATTCCATCCGGCTTGACGCTCCCCTCGATCAGCGCGCGGGCGCGGTCGTAGGGGGCGCAGATCATGGTCAGTTCCAGCGGCATGCGGTTTTCCTCGTCCTCCGCATCTTCATCAATGTGTCGCCCACGTGCAACTCTGGATGGGTGCGAGCGGCCGTCGGTTGATTCCGCGGGGCCGTTGATCCACAATCGGTGCGCCACCGTCGCCGGGCCGTGCGCCGGAAGCGGCCCGTTGCGGGAAAGGAGACGTTCCCATGGCAAACGATACCCTCAGGATCAGGACCACGGGCATCGACCACGTCGTGATGCACGTGCAGGACCTGTCCCGGTCCAGGCGGTTCTACATCGATCTCCTGGGGATGGATGTGGACCACGAGAACGAGGGCCAACTGTTCCTCCGTTGCGGACCGCAGCAACTGGCGCTGTTCGCGAGGGGCCGTCCCCCGGAGGACGACGAGAGCCGCGAGTTGAACCACATCGCGCTCCACGTGGAGACGGGCAGCTACGAGGAGGTGAAGTCGACCCTGGAGGCCGCGGGCGTCGCCGTGAACGGGCGGCGCAACGATCCCGAGTGCATCTATTTCCGGGACCCAGACGGTCACCGGCTTCAGATCCTGCCGCCGCGAAGATGAACCGGCGGCGCGGACACAACGAGAGCGGGCTTCATGCAATATCGGATGCTGGGTAGCACGGGACTGCGCGTCTCCGAGATCGGCTTCGGCTGCGGCAACGTCGGCGGGCTGATGGTGCGGGGGCGCCACGACGAACAGCTCGACGCGGTCCGGCATGCGCTGGACCTGGGCGTCAACTACTTCGACACCGCCAGGGCCTACGGAGAAGGGAAGTCCGAGACCCACCTCGGGCGCGTGCTGGACGAGGTCGGCGAGAGGGTCGTGCTTTCCACCAAGGTGCGGCTCGAATCCGACGCGCTTCAGGACATCGCCGCCGCCGCCGTCTCTCACGCGGAGCAGGGGCTCGCGCGCCTGGGACGCGATTCGGTGGACCTGATGCAACTCCACACCCGGCTCGTCAACAGGCGCGAGTCCGGGCGCTTCGGCATGACCCCGGACGAGGTGCTGGGGCCGGGCGGCGTCGTCGAGGGTTTCAAGCGGCTGCGCGACCAGGGCCGCGTGGGTTTCTTCGGGTTCACCGGCCTGGGTGAGGTCGAGGCCATCCAGGCATTGGTGGACAGCGGCGAGTTCCATTCCTTCCAGGCCTACTACAACCTGCTCAATCCCAGCGCCGGCCAGTCGGTGCCCCAGGGCTTCAGCGCCCTGGACTACGGACGCGTCATCGACCGGGCCGCCGCCCAAGGCATGGGGGTGGTGGTCATCCGGGTGCTGGCCGCCGGCGTGCTGAGCCCGACCCCGGAGTCGGGAGGCGGCACCAGCCGCGAGCCGCTGTCCGCCGGCTCCGACTACGAGCGCGACGTCGCCCGCGCCCACAAGCTCGGTTTTCTCCGGGACCA carries:
- a CDS encoding amidohydrolase family protein yields the protein MNGFIDADTHVIESEAIWELMDKDVYDRRPILLKAPGDTEYQTSNAFWLIDGQIFPKSVGKGSARLSTPAEQERQWTRRDIDLGVRQLTDPAARVRELDNRGADAEVIYSTLWGVYLTDDVDLDVALCRAYNTWMGQVWAQGDNRLRWTAVFPLTSIEESIKQLHYAKEHGAVGVNMRGIEGDRSLAEPYFYPLYEEASRLDFPICIHIGAGSPAISSVFDVRVSHTLPHLRMLPLIAFRDLVANRIPEKFPGLRFGFVEAGASWAPYLLHQLRRTTRGQGIPIGPELFEECRMWVVCEVDEDLPMLLNYIHEDHIMIGSDYGHLDQSFEDNVAAKLRARDDVPARVVEKILNDNARAFYGM
- a CDS encoding aldo/keto reductase, yielding MQYRMLGSTGLRVSEIGFGCGNVGGLMVRGRHDEQLDAVRHALDLGVNYFDTARAYGEGKSETHLGRVLDEVGERVVLSTKVRLESDALQDIAAAAVSHAEQGLARLGRDSVDLMQLHTRLVNRRESGRFGMTPDEVLGPGGVVEGFKRLRDQGRVGFFGFTGLGEVEAIQALVDSGEFHSFQAYYNLLNPSAGQSVPQGFSALDYGRVIDRAAAQGMGVVVIRVLAAGVLSPTPESGGGTSREPLSAGSDYERDVARAHKLGFLRDHGLESLPQAAMRFALMKPEVSTVLVGFSNNAQIDEAVACSGAGPLPDAAMTGLREMWDSDFGDRS
- a CDS encoding amidase, which produces MLDMVEKDLETLTITELAPRIRSGEVSPVALTELYIERIERLNPLLSAYLTPTPESALEEAAAAEKEIRAGDCRGPLHGIPVAIKDNLATRGVRTTAGAKALSGWIPDFDATVVTRLREAGAVSLGKTQMHEWAKGSHGVNPFYGTPRNPWNTERIPGGSSSGSAVAVAASMCLASVGTDAAGSVRNPAALCGIVGLKPTYGRVSVFGGVPGTGGYSTNHFGPLTRTVADCAALMQVIAGHDPQDPLSSTAPVPDYAASLGRSVEGMRAGIIEGYFEKFASDEVKQAFAGALDTLRGLGMTVEEVTVPHMDLIPAVQLCASRVESTGDAEYYLRHHARDYSPSMLSTQIQALTVSGLAYNQSQRIRRLICDGFDEALQEVDVIVAPTGPVPAISMDDSQSGYVTVDGAKMPLQGAYGNFLTLCTIPFNVNGLPSLSINCGFSKDGLPIGVQIASGSFREDTVMQVAHAYEQASPATGKAPPLP
- a CDS encoding VOC family protein — its product is MANDTLRIRTTGIDHVVMHVQDLSRSRRFYIDLLGMDVDHENEGQLFLRCGPQQLALFARGRPPEDDESRELNHIALHVETGSYEEVKSTLEAAGVAVNGRRNDPECIYFRDPDGHRLQILPPRR